In Scomber scombrus chromosome 17, fScoSco1.1, whole genome shotgun sequence, the following proteins share a genomic window:
- the LOC133997663 gene encoding phosphatidate phosphatase LPIN1-like produces MISAEDDEELDETVEHDVSDTTWSWTRQTMNYVGQLAGQVFVQVKELYRGLNPATLSGCIDVIVVRQPDGSLQCSPFHVRFGKMGVLRSREKVVDMEINGEPVALHMKLGDNGEAFFVQETENDQEVVPSYLATSPILSDGAILMSSSLLGKSSGPPIQTLGSTGSAGENGSVMMKKRRKRRRKARLDSMRREESGDYSEEWNEDMFTIDISSDEGTEMQSNRASSWDVLRDEAMAVSTGGSFKQTGIYTRSDGEWSPIQSPGNSRPTSPKSDSELMMKPSDTDNQNPTMHWAWGELPQAATPSFLPVKSKPPPVCPVSIPVSESTHFRVITHETTAEQCGPYSEMSAVRLLMPEQTATTEETVVTVGMESESSRMETQAQGKTAGDVAARMTSDMEEAMTCPPGKTDSPSKRKDKRSRHLGADGIYLDDITELEPEVAALYFPKSDTAVRSISDPGLHSTSLSPQSVSSGGDSGVDSYCDLMGDLPSIAISLCGGLTDNREITKEQFQEKVILYQQFVENPSIIDDPNLVVKIGSKYYNWSSAAPLMLAMQAFQKPLPKAAVESIMKEKMPKKGGRWWFSWRGRNSSAKSDSVSGACGSAEQPGKMSGRLKEESSSSDEDHGAAQQSSSAVQSEPGLTIGGVSYKKTLRLTSEQLLSLQLQDGPNDVVFSVTTQYQGTCRCQGTIYLWNWDDKIIISDIDGTITRSDTLGHILPTLGKDWTHQGIAQLYHKVSQNGYKFLYCSARAIGMADMTRGYLHWVNERGTMLPMGPVLLSPSSLFSALHREVIEKKPEKFKVECLTDIKNLFYPNTQPFYAAFGNRPTDVYSYKEVGVPLNRIFTVNPKGELVQEHAKTNISSYVRLGEVVDHVFPLKVRASSSDFPCSDTYSHFTYWREQLPRVDHQGTTPPQTPSPSS; encoded by the exons ACCCGCCAGACCATGAACTACGTGGGCCAGTTGGCAGGCCAGGTGTTTGTCCAGGTCAAAGAGTTGTACCGAGGCCTCAACCCTGCCACCCTCTCTGGCTGCATTGACGTCATCGTAGTGAGACAGCCCGATGGCTCCCTGCAGTGCTCACCTTTCCATGTTCGCTTCGGCAAAATGGGGGTCCTCCGATCCCGAGAGAAAGTG GTAGACATGGAGATCAATGGAGAACCAGTTGCTTTACATATGAAACTCGGTGACAATGGAGAGGCATTCTTTGTccaagaaacagaaaatgatcag GAAGTTGTTCCCTCCTACCTGGCCACCTCTCCCATCTTGTCAGATGGAGCCATCCTGATGAGCTCATCCCTGCTAGGGAAGAGCTCTGGGCCGCCCATACAGACCCTGGGTTCCACGGGGAGTGCTGGAGAGAACGGCagtgtgatgatgaagaagaggaggaagaggaggaggaaggcgCGACTGGACAGCATGCGGCGGGAGGAGAGCGGAGACTACTCTGAGGAATGGAACGAAGACATGTTCACTATAGACATCAGCTCAGATGAAGGGACGGAGATGCAGAGCAACAG ggCTTCGTCTTGGGATGTCTTGAGAGACGAGGCAATGGCTGTTTCGACCGGTGGTTCTTTCAAACAGACTGGCATCTACACTCGTTCAGATGGAGAGTGGAGTCCTATCCAGAG CCCCGGGAACTCTCGTCCCACCTCTCCTAAGAGTGACTCTGAGCTTATGATGAAGCCATCAGACACGGACAATCAGAATCCAACCATGCACTGGGCATGGGGAGAGCTGCCACAGGCTGCCACG CCATCCTTCCTCCCGGTGAAATCCAAGCCTCCACCAGTTTGTCCCGTATCCATCCCTGTATCTGAAAGCACCCACTTCCGTGTGATCACTCATGAGACGACTGCAGAGCAGTGTGGACCCTACTCTGAAATGTCAGCAGTCAGACTGCTCATGCCGGAGCAAACAGCAACTACTGAGGAAACAGTTGTCACAGTCGGGATGGAGTCAGAATCTTCCAGGATGGAAACCCAAGCTCAGGGTAAAACAGCAGGAGATGTGGCAGCTCGTATGACATCAGACATGGAGGAGGCAATGACCTGTCCGCCAGGCAAGACGGACTCTCCATCCAAAAGAAAAG ACAAAAGGAGCCGCCATCTTGGTGCTGATGGGATTTACCTGGATGACATCACAGAGCTCGAGCCTGAGGTGGCAGCCTTGTATTTCCCTAAAAG TGATACAGCGGTGAGGAGCATCTCAGACCCGGGCCTCCACAGCACCAGTCTGTCCCCACAGTCGGTCAGCTCTGGAGGAGACAGTGGAGTGGACAGCTACTGCGACCTCATGGGCGACTTGCCATCCATTGCCATCTCTCTGTGCGGCGGCCTCACTGACAATAGGGAGATCACTAAAG AGCAGTTCCAGGAGAAGGTCATCTTGTACCAGCAGTTTGTAGAGAACCCCTCCATCATCGACGACCCCAACTTAGTTGTGAAAATTGGCTCCAA GTACTATAATTGGAGCTCTGCAGCTCCACTTATGCTGGCTATGCAGGCTTTTCAGAAACCGCTGCCAAAG GCTGCAGTGGAGAGCATCATGAAGGAGAAGATGCccaagaaaggagggaggtggTGGTTCTCATGGAGAGGGAGGAACAGCAGTGCCAAATCG GATTCAGTCTCTGGGGCGTGTGGCTCTGCTGAACAACCTGGAAAAATGTCAGGCAG ACTGAAAGAAGAGTCGTCCTCTAGTGATGAAGACCACGGGGCAGCCCAGCAGAGCTCTTCCGCCGTCCAATCAGAGCCTGGGCTCACCATAGGAGGCGTGTCTTATAAGAAGACACTCCGACTCACATCAGAGCAGCTG ctgtctcTCCAGCTGCAGGATGGTCCCAATGATGTTGTGTTCAGTGTGACCACTCAGTACCAGGGAACCTGTCGCTGTCAGGGAACCATCTACCTCTGGAACTGGGACGACAAGATAATTATCTCTGACATAGATGGAACCATCACCAG GTCAGACACCTTGGGTCATATCCTGCCCACCCTGGGGAAAGACTGGACCCACCAGGGCATTGCACAACTCTACCACAAAGTCAGCCA AAATGGCTACAAGTTCCTGTACTGTTCAGCTCGCGCTATCGGCATGGCTGACATGACCAGAGGTTACCTCCACTGGGTCAATGAGAGAGGCACCATGCTTCCTATGGGCCCTGTGCTTCTGAGCCCTAGCAGCCTGTTTTCAGCTCTGCACAG GGAGGTGATTGAAAAGAAGCCAGAGAAGTTCAAGGTGGAATGTCTCACTGATATTAAGAACCTTTTCTACCCCAACACACAGCCTTTCTATGCAGCGTTTGGCAACAGACCAacg GATGTATATTCCTATAAAGAAGTTGGAGTCCCATTGAACCGGATTTTTACAGTAAACCCCAAAGGCGAGCTGGTGCAGGAGCACGCCAAGACCAACATCTCATC TTACGTACGTCTGGGTGAGGTGGTGGACCACGTGTTTCCCCTGAAGGTTCGAGCCTCCTCCTCAGACTTCCCCTGCTCAGACACCTACAGCCACTTCACTTACTGGAGGGAGCAGCTCCCCCGAGTGGACCATCAGGGAACTACACCTCCACAGACTCCCAGCCCCAGCAGCTGA